The following are from one region of the Salminus brasiliensis chromosome 14, fSalBra1.hap2, whole genome shotgun sequence genome:
- the slco4a1 gene encoding solute carrier organic anion transporter family member 4A1, whose product MPHLLNNDTSFSSKQELLDLQDGPLAPSVDTPSPVGSQGDTPICSIPSSPARDAPIKTAKKGADPLEPPVRVKFVPSDSENLCGWGALTPSFIQTFNTPRWVLFFLCIASFLQGMIINGFINTVITSIERRFDLRSYQAGLIASSYDIAACLCLAFVSYFGGTGHKPRWLGWGVLIMAMGSLVFALPHFTTPPYQVKIQEHTGLCSSNHTAACGDSEGNGLSVYRFVFMLGQFLHGVGATPLYTLGVTYLDENVKSSYAPVYIGIFYTAAIVGPAAGYLLGGFFLNMYTEIGQATELTPENPLWVGAWWIGFLAGGAAALVIALPILGYPRQLPGSQRYVAMRVSEAHQLKDGSQVTAADPQFGKTVKDMPRSVLLLLKNPTFIFLCLAGATEATLIAGMSTFGPKFLESQFSLSASEAATWFGYMVVPAGGGGTFLGGYIVKKLNLRCRGIIRFCMLCAVVSLLAIFIFLLHCPNVPMAGVTTPYHNSSLHSHYSSPFYLQPYNNSSFAGGNLTVGCNANCQCVKEQYNPVCGADGLMYYSPCHAGCSTINRTLSRGGRQVFTDCSCVFGNMSRGEAGIAVAGKCSSSCNHMPAFLTFLFIVISFTFLCSIPALTATLRCVPDSQRSFGLGIQWIVVRTLGGIPGPIAFGSVIDISCLLWQEQCGEHGSCYLYQNSAMSQYTLTAGIIYKVLGTVFFLLASVLYQPPPESPQSSCESTDQGAGDSGGDTGDFPIKELPPEIIANVHARL is encoded by the exons ATGCCCCATCTGTTGAACAATGACACTTCCTTCAGCTCCAAGCAGGAGCTCCTGGACCTGCAGGATGGCCCTCTGGCTCCCAGCGTGGACACACCCAGCCCAGTTGGGTCACAGGGCGATACGCCCATCTGCTCCATCCCAAGCAGTCCAGCCAGAGACGCTCCGATCAAGACTGCCAAAAAGGGGGCCGATCCCTTAGAGCCGCCGGTAAGGGTGAAGTTTGTGCCCTCGGACTCTGAGAACCTGTGCGGATGGGGGGCACTAACTCCCAGCTTCATCCAGACCTTCAACACCCCCCGCTGGGTGCTCTTTTTCCTCTGCATAGCGTCCTTCCTCCAGGGCATGATCATCAACGGCTTCATTAACACGGTCATCACCTCCATTGAGAGACGCTTCGACCTGCGCAGCTACCAG GCTGGACTCATCGCCAGCTCCTATGACATCGCAGCCTGTTTGTGCCTGGCGTTCGTGAGCTACTTCGGCGGCACGGGCCATAAGCCTCGCTGGCTGGGCTGGGGAGTGCTGATCATGGCTATGGGCTCGCTGGTATTTGCACTACCACACTTCACTACACCACCCTATCAGGTGAAAATACAGGAGCATACAGGACTGTGCTCATCCAATCACACGGCTGCGTGTGGGGACAGTGAAGGGAATGGCCTCTCTGTGTATCGCTTTGTCTTCATGCTGGGGCAGTTCCTACATGGTGTCGGGGCCACGCCTCTCTACACTCTTGGCGTCACGTACCTGGACGAGAACGTCAAGTCCAGCTACGCACCGGTCTACATAG GTATCTTCTACACGGCGGCCATTGTGGGCCCAGCAGCCGGATACCTACTGGGTGGCTTCTTCCTCAACATGTACACAGAAATCGGCCAAGC AACTGAGTTGACTCCAGAGAATCCACTGTGGGTGGGAGCATGGTGGATTGGTTTCTTGGCAGGAGGGGCTGCAGCTCTCGTCATTGCTCTGCCCATTCTGGGCTATCCCCGCCAGCTGCCAG GTTCTCAGCGCTACGTGGCCATGCGTGTGTCCGAGGCTCACCAGCTGAAGGACGGCAGTCAAGTAACCGCCGCAGACCCCCAGTTTGGCAAGACTGTGAAGGACATGCCCAG GTCAGTGCTGCTATTGTTGAAGAACCctacatttatttttctgtgTCTGGCTGGTGCTACAGAGGCTACTCTCATAGCTGGGATGTCCACGTTCGGGCCGAAGTTTCTGGAGTCTCAGTTCAGTCTGAGTGCATCAGAGGCAGCCACCTGGTTTG GTTACATGGTGGTACCCGCTGGTGGGGGTGGCACCTTCCTAGGTGGCTACATTGTGAAGAAGCTGAACCTGCGCTGCCGAGGTATCATTCGCTTCTGCATGCTGTGTGCCGTGGTCAGCCTGCTGGCCATCTTcatcttcctcctgcactgccCCAATGTGCCCATGGCTGGAGTGACCACCCCTTACCACAACAGTTCCCTGCACAGCCACTACAGCAGCCCCTTCTATCTGCAGCCTTACAACAACAG tTCTTTTGCAGGTGGGAACCTGACGGTGGGCTGTAATGCAAACTGTCAATGTGTGAAGGAGCAGTACAACCCCGTGTGCGGAGCTGATGGGCTAATGTACTACTCCCCCTGCCACGCTGGCTGCAGCACCATCAACCGCACACTCAGCCGTGGTGGCAGACAG gtgtttacagactgtagtTGTGTGTTCGGGAACATGTCTCGGGGCGAGGCAGGAATAGCTGTAGCAGGAAAGTGTAGCTCTTCCTGTAACCACATGCCGGCCTTTCTCACCTTCCTCTTCATTGTCATCTCCTTCACCTTCCTGTGCAGCATCCCTGCTCTTACAGCCACACTCAG GTGTGTTCCTGACAGCCAGCGGTCTTTTGGGCTTGGCATTCAATGGATCGTAGTGCGAACGCTGG GTGGCATCCCAGGTCCAATTGCGTTCGGCTCAGTGATCGACATCTCTTGCCTGCTGTGGCAGGAGCAATGTGGGGAACATGGGTCCTGTTACCTCTACCAGAACTCCGCCATGAGCCAATACACACTCACCGCTGGCATCATCTACAAG GTATTAGGCACTGTATTCTTCCTGCTGGCGAGTGTGTTATACCAGCCTCCTCCGGAGTCTCCTCAGAGCAGCTGTGAGAGCACAGATCAGGGGGCAGGAGACAGTGGAGGGGACACCGGAGACTTCCCTATTAAAGAACTCCCTCCTGAGATCATAGCCAACGTGCACGCCAGGTTGTGA